One window of the Halanaerobium saccharolyticum subsp. saccharolyticum DSM 6643 genome contains the following:
- a CDS encoding sulfurtransferase encodes MKNYLVVLGLVFLIAVGFSFMVGAEYVKIEDRGYANPEALISAEELAEIIDRDDVVVVDNRGKIGYAAGHIPGAIKIEKSEMKASGGMRLSKENFEKLFSEKGIKNGDTIVVYDDHGDLYSAWLWWSAKIYGHEDVRMLDGGIDRWNALNYETKMFPDSLAESNYKAEALDESLLAHKEDVLAAIEEDNIIIQDTRAEAEHNGEKLLSGAGRKGRIPSSIWLEWDESLNEDHTFMTAEELQDLYTARGIIDDKEIITYCQSAVRSSHALFTLTQLLGYDDVENYDGSWVEWSNDESLPVK; translated from the coding sequence ATGAAAAATTATTTAGTTGTGCTTGGTCTTGTTTTTTTAATTGCAGTTGGATTTAGTTTTATGGTGGGGGCCGAATATGTAAAGATTGAAGATAGAGGTTATGCAAATCCTGAAGCTTTGATTAGTGCTGAGGAGTTAGCAGAAATAATTGACAGAGATGATGTTGTAGTTGTTGATAACAGGGGTAAAATTGGTTATGCTGCTGGTCATATTCCTGGTGCAATTAAAATTGAAAAATCAGAAATGAAAGCTAGTGGAGGCATGAGACTTTCTAAAGAAAATTTTGAAAAATTATTTTCTGAAAAAGGTATAAAAAATGGAGATACAATTGTTGTTTATGATGATCATGGAGATTTGTATTCAGCCTGGTTATGGTGGTCAGCAAAGATTTATGGACATGAAGATGTAAGAATGTTAGATGGTGGTATTGACCGCTGGAATGCACTGAATTATGAGACAAAAATGTTTCCAGACAGTTTAGCTGAAAGTAATTATAAAGCTGAGGCTCTTGATGAAAGTTTATTAGCACATAAAGAGGATGTTTTGGCAGCAATTGAAGAGGATAATATAATAATTCAGGATACTAGAGCAGAAGCAGAACATAATGGAGAAAAACTATTATCTGGTGCAGGACGTAAAGGTAGAATTCCAAGTTCTATTTGGTTAGAATGGGATGAGTCACTAAACGAAGATCATACATTTATGACTGCTGAGGAACTTCAGGATCTTTATACTGCCAGAGGAATTATTGATGATAAAGAGATCATTACTTACTGTCAGTCAGCTGTAAGATCATCACATGCATTATTTACTTTAACTCAGTTACTTGGTTATGATGATGTTGAAAACTATGATGGTTCTTGGGTTGAATGGAGTAATGATGAGTCTTTACCAGTAAAATAA